The following are encoded in a window of Penicillium oxalicum strain HP7-1 chromosome II, whole genome shotgun sequence genomic DNA:
- a CDS encoding Electron transfer flavoprotein-ubiquinone oxidoreductase produces the protein MASRGAVLPLLRREMRGSSRLARVNATNLPISSRIPSTYPAALRSPTARRPTSFLPSTQIRAFSQSVSRRQTEEDGHFDPRSIERESDEVDVCIVGGGPAGLAAAIRLKQLANDAGNEDFRVILLEKAGELGAHIVSGNVLEPTAMNELLPDWLAEDNPSRFEGATPAKGDKMRYLTEKSSFPLPTPPQMHNHGNYIISLNELTKWLGERAEELGVEVYPGFAASEVVYNSDGSVKGVANNDLGLGRDGRPKDNFERGMEFHARVTLLGEGCHGSLTKQPQTYALGIKEIWEIQPEKFKSGEITHSMGYPLPKDTYGGAWMYHFGDNMVSIGLVNFKRNEAASHVPGGSGGWKVHLLLGARASERGWIPVHPQMRFPGGALIGDTAGFLNVPKIKEPTPRCGQACWRRKRPILLSKTRMRNSIPFDYEKGASRFLHLEGIVRGAQHPPLLQQLARILGWSALLWTGGYDLPRPVCLGPSTTTVPMPPPPSRPRSANKIEYPKPDGKITFDILTSVSRTGTNHEEDQPVHLQVKDWDAHKDLAWPVYKGVENRFCPAGVYEYVEDSSKQHGVRFQINAQNCIHCKTCDIKVPTQDINWQTPQGGEGPKYVMT, from the exons ATGGCGTCAAGAGGCGCCGTCTTGCCGCTGCTGAGGCGCGAGATGCGAGGCTCATCCCGACTCGCACGTGTGAATGCCACCAACCTCCCCATTTCTAGTCGTATCCCATCGACATATCCTGCAGCTCTTCGATCTCCTACTGCTCGTCGTCCCACGTCATTCCTTCCATCCACACAGATTCGCGCCTTCTCGCAGTCCGTCAGCCGCCGCCAgacggaggaagatgggcaCTTTGACCCAAGGTCAATCGAGCGCGAGTCAGACGAAGTGGATGTCTGCATCGTTGGCGGTG GTCCCGCTGGTCTGGCCGCGGCGATTCGATTGAAGCAACTCGCCAATGACGCGGGCAATGAGGACTTTCGTGTGATTTTGTTGGAGAAGGCTGGCGAATTGGGCGCTCACATCGTCTCAGGCAATGTCCTTGAGCCTACAGCCATGAACGAGCTTCTTCCCGACTGGCTGGCCGAAGACAATCCGTCCCGGTTTGAGGGCGCGACTCCCGCCAAGGGCGACAAGATGCGCTATTTGACCGAGAAGTCatcttttcctctccctACGCCACCACAGATGCACAATCACGGTAACTACATCATCAGCTTGAACGAGTTGACAAAGTGGCTTGGCGAACGTGCGGAGGAGCTCGGCGTTGAGGTGTATCCTGGATTTGCCGCCAGCGAGGTTGTCTACAACAGCGATGGCTCGGTCAAGGGTGTTGCGAACAACGACCTTGGTCTAGGCCGCGACGGCCGCCCCAAGGACAATTTCGAGCGCGGCATGGAGTTCCATGCGCGGGTCACGCTTCTTGGTGAGGGATGCCACGGTAGTCTGACCAAGCAG CCACAAACCTATGCCCTGGGTATCAAGGAGATTTGGGAAATTCAGCCCGAGAAGTTCAAGTCGGGCGAGATCACTCACTCCATGGGCTACCCGCTGCCCAAGGACACTTACGGTGGTGCATGGATGTACCATTTTGGTGACAACATGGTCAGCATTGGCCTGGTG AATTTCAAAAGGAATGAAGCAGCATCCCATGTACCGGGAGGTTCTGGAGGGTGGAAAGTGCATCTCCTACTGGGTGCTCGTGCGTCTGAACGAGGGTGGATTCCAGTCCATCCCCAAATGCGCTTTCCCGGTGGCGCCTTGATTGGAGACACGGCAGGTTTCCTGAATGTGCCCAAGATCAAGGAACCCACACCGCGATGCGGTCAGGCATGTTGGCGGCGGAAGCGACCTATTCTGCTCTCCAAAACAAGGATGAGGAACAGTATTCCTTTCGACTATGAAAAAGGCGCTTCGCGATTCCTCCATCTGGAAGGAATTGTACGAGGTGCGCAacatccccccctccttcaacaGCTGGCTCGGATTCTGGGGTGGTCTGCTTTACTCTGGACTGGAGGCTATGATCTTCCGCGGCCCGTGTGCCTTGGACCCTCAACCACCACGGTACCgatgccgccgccaccaAGCCGGCCTCGGAGTGCCAATAAGATCGAGTATCCCAAACCCGATGGCAAAATCACATTTGACATTCTGACAAGTGTGAGCCGCACGGGTACGAATCACGAGGAGGACCAACCTGTCCACCTTCAAGTCAAGGACTGGGACGCTCACAAGGATCTCGCCTGGCCGGTGTACAAGGGAGTGGAAAACCGCTTCTGTCCCGCGGGTGTGTACGAGTACGTCGAAGATTCCAGCAAGCAGCATGGCGTCCGATTCCAAATTAATGCGCAGAA CTGTATTCACTGCAAGACCTGCGATATCAAGGTTCCCACCCAGGACATCAACTGGCAGACTCCCCAAGGCGGCGAGGGTCCCAAATACGTCATGACC